The following coding sequences lie in one Aspergillus luchuensis IFO 4308 DNA, chromosome 8, nearly complete sequence genomic window:
- a CDS encoding uncharacterized protein (COG:S;~EggNog:ENOG410PP4V), producing the protein MMSPAPIAAEMQQDQRLETLARAFEALLLTTQQLSCREKSLQQRLKYASDEYLKLAGKLPGGVDGHTKVVADKMLGRYAEYDHNPKPNIKPPDVVKALAESGNVGDLALTAITEGLTCYQSIIPPHESRQLSEFDSCLVATRAGVPAPLEKDFTTKGTQGSLRCPFAKHNNKTSENGVSNGTHSPLKDQNGDACGHADLDPIKAEQSDRRSSRAPSTRSSATRCPVSRCPIRYLDQHSPEEIADYVERHKHEIPRSHAICVQRYQRDGQTMRQLDAKYGSLINMIQGLSAKHKAFLPEPSQNGTAPSSSSAERVEKWAQEVDMKSDMHPPIKEEQEEEAAAEQEDEERKGHFDRPLREVRVGESPSRPWGIPVPVSPLPPTASPPQSPPPAPVATSIDAVTSKLPNAAPAGLSSMPPPGNTAPAPPANAPTKGRCPFGHGAPSGDKPSAKMETIPTPVKVDKADEPAEKKNGELPVDPPSPSNKPAANIVFNGPVFFGFSAEQTAAFMQQLTNLGAKGLA; encoded by the exons ATGATGTCTCCTGCACCCATCGCTGCAGAAATGCAGCAAGACCAGCGGCTGGAAACCCTGGCCAGAGCTTTCGAAGCTCTGTTGCTCACCACCCAACAACTCAGCTGCAGGGAGAAGAGCTTGCAGCAAAGGCTGAAATATGCCTCCGACGAG TATCTGAAACTTGCAGGAAAGCTCCCCGGTGGAGTCGACGGTCATACGAAAGTCGTCGCGGATAAGATGCTCGGTCGTTATGCCGAATACGATCACAATCCCAAACCAAACATAAAACCTCCGGACGTAGTAAAGGCGCTGGCCGAGTCTGGAAACGTAGGAGATCTTGCCCTGACCGCTATAACGGAAGGGCTGACATGTTACCAATCTATCATACCACCACATGAGTCCAGGCAGCTCTCGGAGTTCGACTCCTGTCTTGTGGCGACGAGAGCCGGAGTGCCTGCTCCCCTAGAAAAAGACTTCACTACCAAGGGCACGCAGGGAAGTTTGCGTTGTCCTTTTGCGAAGCATAACAATAAGACCTCTGAAAATGGGGTGTCCAATGGGACGCACAGTCCATTAAAGGACCAGAACGGGGATGCGTGCGGACATGCCGATCTAGACCCCATCAAGGCCGAGCAGAGTGATAGACGCTCGAGTCGGGCTCCTTCGACGCGGTCCTCGGCCACTCGCTGCCCGGTTTCTCGCTGTCCCATAAGGTATCTAGACCAACATAGTCCGGAGGAGATTGCCGACTATGTTGAGAGGCACAAGCATGAGATCCCTAGAAGCCATGCTATCTGTGTTCAACGGTACCAGCGGGACGGGCAGACCATGCGGCAGCTGGATGCAAAGTACGGTAGCCTCATCAATATGATCCAAGGCTTGTCTGCCAAACATAAAGCATTCCTACCCGAGCCGAGTCAAAATGGCACGGCACCCTCTAGCTCGTCCGCGGAAAGGGTGGAGAAATGGGCACAGGAAGTTGATATGAAGTCGGACATGCATCCTCCCATcaaagaagagcaggaggaagaggcggcggCCGAacaagaggatgaagagagaaagggccATTTCGACCGTCCCTTGCGTGAAGTCCGTGTCGGCGAATCCCCAAGCCGGCCCTGGGGGATCCCTGTTCCGGTGTCGCCTCTACCTCCAACCGCATCACCCCCTCAATCCCCTCCGCCTGCACCGGTTGCAACCTCAATTGATGCGGTAACCAGCAAGCTTCCCAATGCCGCGCCTGCAGGCCTGTCCTCGATGCCGCCGCCTGGTAACacggctccggctcctccCGCTAACGCGCCCACGAAGGGCCGGTGTCCCTTCGGACATGGTGCGCCCTCCGGTGACAAACCATCAGCCAAGATGGAAACCATTCCCACGCCTGTTAAAGTGGATAAGGCAGACGAACctgccgagaagaagaatggcgaACTACCTGTTGATCCCCCCAGTCCGTCGAATAAACCAGCAGCCAACATTGTGTTCAACGGGCCTGTCTTCTTTGGGTTTTCCGCAGAGCAGACAGCTGCGTTCATGCAGCAGTTGACCAACCTGGGGGCGAAGGGACTAGCCTAG
- the APT1 gene encoding adenine phosphoribosyltransferase APT1 (BUSCO:EOG09264SSI;~COG:F;~EggNog:ENOG410PNKV;~InterPro:IPR029057,IPR005764,IPR000836;~PFAM:PF00156;~go_component: GO:0005737 - cytoplasm [Evidence IEA];~go_function: GO:0003999 - adenine phosphoribosyltransferase activity [Evidence IEA];~go_process: GO:0006168 - adenine salvage [Evidence IEA];~go_process: GO:0009116 - nucleoside metabolic process [Evidence IEA]), whose translation MSQPTSTPPVQPPHATTAAQVAGQSSSSSARTAELASLKVKLREALRQFPDFPSPGILFEDILPIFADPVLHESLLRCLELHILESNGGQKPDVIVGLEARGFLMGPSLALRMGAGFVPVRKQGKLPGPCDTQGYEKEYGTDFFQMQSDAIKPGQKVIVVDDIIATGGSAYAAGELINRKGGELMGFVFLLELEFLHGRDKLPAPVYTLLTGQETKA comes from the exons aTGTCTCAACCAACTTCTACTCCCCCCGTGCAACCTCCTcatgccaccaccgccgcccaaGTCGCCGGAcagtcctcctcctcttccgcccgCACCGCCGAACTCGCCAGTCTTAAAGTAAAGCTGCGCGAGGCCCTGCGCCAGTTCCCCGACTTCCCGTCCCCGGGCATCTTGTTCGAAGATATCCTCCCGATCTTCGCTGATCCCGTTCTGCACGAATCCCTGCTCCGCTGCCTCGAGCTCCACATTCTCGAGAGCAACGGCGGCCAGAAGCCCGATGTCATCGTTGGTCTGGAGGCCCGTGGCTTCCTGATGGGACCTAGTCTGGCCCTGCGCATGGGTGCTGGCTTTGTCCCCGTTCGCAAGCAGGGCAAGCTCCCTGGTCCTTGCGACACCCAGGGCTACGAGAAGGAGTACGGCAcggacttcttccagatgcAGTCCGATGCGATCAAGCCCGGTCAGAAGGTGATCGTGGTGGACGACATCATTGCTACTG GTGGTTCGGCGTATGCGGCCGGTGAACTCATCAACCGCAAGGGTGGTGAGCTGATGGGCTTCGTTTTCCTCCTCGAGCTCGAGTTCCTTCACGGACGGGACAAGCTGCCTGCCCCCGTCTACACTCTTCTTACTGGCCAGGAGACCAAGGCTTAA